Sequence from the Fictibacillus arsenicus genome:
TTCCATTCATGTACCCGCCAGCACTGCCAACCTTGGTCCAGGCTTTGACTCTGTCGGGCTCGCACTTAATCGTTATTTATCTGTTCATGTTCAGCAAGCATCAGAATGGAAAACGGTTTTTTATGGCGAAGAACTGCAATCTTTAAATGGTGAAGAAAAGAATTTAATCATCCAAGCTGCTCAGTTTACAGCTAAACATTTTCATAAAGACCTGCCTCCATGCAAACTGGAGGTTGAGAGCGGATTTCCGCTTTCAAAGGGCATGGGAAGTTCTGCATCCGCAATCGTTGCTGGAATTGAGCTGGCTAATACCCTTTTAAATCTGCAGCTATCAAAAAAAGAAAAAGCACTGTTAGCGAGCTCTATAGAGAAACATCCTGATAACGTGATACCCGCTATTTATGGCGGGCTGACAATCAGCTTTTATAATGGAAAAAGTGTCGAAACGGTCCATGTTCCTGACGTTGCTGTTGAAATGATTGTCGCGATACCTGATGACGTTCTGCATACGAAAGATTCACGAAAGTCATTGCCGAATCTTCTTCCTTTTAATAAAGCGGTTGAAGCAAGCGCAATCAGCAATGTTCTCGTTGCTGCTTTAATTAAGAATGACTGGAAAAAAGCTGCAGATATGATGAATCGCGATCTGTTCCATGAACCATTCCGGACGAAAAACATTCCTTTTTATTGTGAACTAAAAGAAAAAGCAGTATCACTTGGAGCATATGGTGCAGCGATCAGCGGGTCTGGTCCTGCGATCGTGTTTTTTACACCTCATCAAAAAGCAGCTTCTATAACAGAACAGCTTTCATATATGTATCCTGATTATCTTTTCGAAACGGTTTTCCCTGACAGAAAAGGTGCAGTGGTAAATAAGTCTTTATCGGCAGCTGCCTTATAGGACTTACGTTACTTTTCCTTCTAATCGCGTTTTGTTTCACAACAGCGTGGTAAAGGACTATATCAAATCCTTTAGGAGGGATAAAAGTGACAGAAGAAAAGAATGAAACGTTGAAAGAAAATTTCAAAGAACAGGAAAAAAAGAAACAAGAAAAAGAACAAGCGAAGTATGATCATACGAAACGAATTCCGAATGAACAGAACAGGATGATTGATACTCAGAAAAGATAAGGGGATTCATAAATTGATGTTGTGTCACATATATATAACAATTTGTGGATTGATGGGAAAAACTCGTTGATTTAAGACAGATATTTTTGGATTCAGCACCAAAATTTGTGGAATCAAAGCTAAAACTTTTGGATTCCCTATCTAAAATTACCTGAACATAACAAAGAGGCCGACTAAAATCCATTAGTCGGCCTCTTTATAGTTTATTATTTTTTTGCAATCTGGAATTCATCACGTAATAGGGTCCAGTTTTCAGGGAATGGTTCCCCAAGCACCCAATACGCTAGTCCTCTAAGCTTATATTGTTTTACAAGCTTATTTTTCGCCTCGGCACTTTGCTCATTTTCAAACCAGACAACATGTTCTTTTCCTTTATCGTCTTTATAGTTAAAAAACGGAGCTTGTGCTTCGTTATCATATTTTACAGAAGCCCCTTCTTTTAAAGCTAAGTCATGAGCTTCAGCAGGAGCAATGCGCTTCGCAAATTTATTTCCTTTTTTATATGGAAGTGTCCAGTCATAGCCATAAAGCGGTGCGCCCATAATGATTTTTTCAGGCGGTATAACAGACACCGCATAATCAACAACTTTCTTTACTTGCGGAACAGGTGCTACAGCCATTGGAGGTCCGCCAGACCAGCCCCACTCGTAAGTCATGAGGACAACAAAATCAGCCAGTTCTCCATGGCGCTTGTAATCATGTGCACCATGCCAAGGTCCTTTTTGTTCATCACTTGTTTTTGGAGCAAGTGCTGTAGAAACCTTGAATCCCTCTTTTTGTACTTGAGGAATAATCGTTTCTAAAAATCCGTTATATAGCTCACGGTCTTTTTCTTTAATATGTTCAAAATCGATATTCAGCGCTTTATAGCCTTTTTGTTTCATCGTGCTGATCACACTGCCAATAAGTGTTTTAGAAGCTTGTTTATTAGTAAAAATGTTATGTGCGATCTCTGGAGAAAAGTTGCCTTCTGCGAAGTTCGTTAAGACCATCATAGGCATCGCACGTGTCTTTTTGATTTCTTTAAGTGCAGCCCAGTCTTTGATCGGCTTTAAGGTACCATTTTTATTGACTTGGTAACTGAAGAAAGCGATATAAGTAAGGTAGTTTTCTGCTTCTTTAACATCTTTAACCGATTGCTTCGCTTCAAGCGGCTCTAAAAAACCAAGTGTTTCAATCTTTGTTTTTCCGTGTTTGATCTCAGCTTTAGATGTATCCTGCTGTGTCTTTTTTGGTGAATTAATTTGTTCAAGCCGAGGACTTTCTCTTGTTTCATTGCTCATATTCTTCGGTGCGGCTTCACTCTCTTTCATTTCATTAGAGCCGCCGCCGCAGCCGGCAAGTACAATCGTGAACGCCGCGAAGAGCGCGACTAACTTTTTCATACATAAACCTCCTCTGTTTTCGTTATTTTTCCATGAGGAGGTCAGTTATATTCTTAATTTTTTTAAAAGAAAGGCTGCTTTCGGAAACTTTGTAGTATTTGAAAGTGGTTGAATTCCGCTCCAGGATGCTCGCTTTCCGCGGGGCGTGCGGTGATCCTCCTCTGCGCTTTGCGCCGATAGGAGTCTCACCTGTCACCCTGATCCTGCTAGAGTCTCGCACCTTGCGCTCCAGTCAACTTCAACGAAGTCAAACTTTCAAAAAAGGGTCAAAGAATTAGATGGTTCAAAGCTGATAAATTTATTTCCAGATAAAGCGGGTACTATAGTACTGGAATTCAATTGCAGGCAAAAATCTACATCCTTCGCAAAACCACGTTCTGCTAATTCTCTGCCGCTGCCGCATTTTCTTATTAAATTAGATAGCTCATGCTTTGATCCTTGATATGCTTGTTTGCAAACGAAAACTTCAGGAGATAAAGAGCCATTGAGTGATGAGATAATGGCTCCTGCTCCTAAATAATCTTCAATCGCCGGTCTTAGTTCATTTTCATCGGCAGAAGCTTTTTCCCAGCGTTCGCCGCAAGCAATAATCGTAATTGGTTTTCCAATCTTTTTTTTCATTTCTAAAGCTGCTTCTGCAACAGCTTGTGCGTTTCGTAAAGAACCCAACAGGAGCGCAGGGACTTTTTTGGCAACTTCCACACACGCAGCACCGTTTAGAGAACAAAGCACATACGATTTTCCGCAATCATCTGCTGTGAAAGAGTTCGGTGAGAGTGAATGTTTACCCGTTTCAATCGCCTCTGCTCTTCCGACAACAAGCTCAGCACCGAGCTGATCTGCATACTTTTTTGCCTTCTCATTAATAGGTGGAGGAAAAGGATAAATGACGGCTTCATTTTCCAGAGCGGCTATTACAGTTGAAGAAAAACTTAATACATCAACAATGATTAAAATTTCCTCTCTTTTTGCCGCTTCCCTCGCTCCTCTTATTCCCCACTCCAATTTAATCTCATAAGGCGATTGATCAAAAAATGTATTCATTTTATAACCTCCTTAATTTCTTGCTAAATAAAGCTTAACGAAAAAATCAAAAAAGAAATAGACTGTTTTTCTAAAATTTGGTATCCTGTTGATTGAGGTCTGCCTATCAAAAATTGTCCGTAAAAAAAGACTCCAGTCATTGGAGTCTTTTTATCTTTATATCGCCCAGTTTCCGTTTTTAAATAGCGGAATGCGTTTGCCATCTTCATATT
This genomic interval carries:
- the thrB gene encoding homoserine kinase encodes the protein MKLDAFSIHVPASTANLGPGFDSVGLALNRYLSVHVQQASEWKTVFYGEELQSLNGEEKNLIIQAAQFTAKHFHKDLPPCKLEVESGFPLSKGMGSSASAIVAGIELANTLLNLQLSKKEKALLASSIEKHPDNVIPAIYGGLTISFYNGKSVETVHVPDVAVEMIVAIPDDVLHTKDSRKSLPNLLPFNKAVEASAISNVLVAALIKNDWKKAADMMNRDLFHEPFRTKNIPFYCELKEKAVSLGAYGAAISGSGPAIVFFTPHQKAASITEQLSYMYPDYLFETVFPDRKGAVVNKSLSAAAL
- a CDS encoding glycosyl hydrolase family 18 protein; this translates as MKKLVALFAAFTIVLAGCGGGSNEMKESEAAPKNMSNETRESPRLEQINSPKKTQQDTSKAEIKHGKTKIETLGFLEPLEAKQSVKDVKEAENYLTYIAFFSYQVNKNGTLKPIKDWAALKEIKKTRAMPMMVLTNFAEGNFSPEIAHNIFTNKQASKTLIGSVISTMKQKGYKALNIDFEHIKEKDRELYNGFLETIIPQVQKEGFKVSTALAPKTSDEQKGPWHGAHDYKRHGELADFVVLMTYEWGWSGGPPMAVAPVPQVKKVVDYAVSVIPPEKIIMGAPLYGYDWTLPYKKGNKFAKRIAPAEAHDLALKEGASVKYDNEAQAPFFNYKDDKGKEHVVWFENEQSAEAKNKLVKQYKLRGLAYWVLGEPFPENWTLLRDEFQIAKK
- a CDS encoding 2-phosphosulfolactate phosphatase, with amino-acid sequence MNTFFDQSPYEIKLEWGIRGAREAAKREEILIIVDVLSFSSTVIAALENEAVIYPFPPPINEKAKKYADQLGAELVVGRAEAIETGKHSLSPNSFTADDCGKSYVLCSLNGAACVEVAKKVPALLLGSLRNAQAVAEAALEMKKKIGKPITIIACGERWEKASADENELRPAIEDYLGAGAIISSLNGSLSPEVFVCKQAYQGSKHELSNLIRKCGSGRELAERGFAKDVDFCLQLNSSTIVPALSGNKFISFEPSNSLTLF